In Kitasatospora sp. NBC_00240, the following are encoded in one genomic region:
- a CDS encoding MarR family winged helix-turn-helix transcriptional regulator encodes MPETSEQDLAAISQLRSSTMRLARRLRHQRVEESLSPTEMGVLGTLARCGQATPGELARREHVQPPSMTRIVAMLEEKGLVRREPHPEDRRQVVVSSTEQAETILAESRRRRNAWLAELAEGLSEEEWAVLREAAPVLYKLAHL; translated from the coding sequence ATGCCCGAAACCTCCGAGCAGGACCTCGCGGCGATCAGCCAGCTGCGGTCGTCCACCATGCGCCTGGCCCGCCGACTGCGACACCAGCGGGTCGAGGAGTCACTGAGCCCCACCGAGATGGGGGTGCTCGGCACCCTCGCCCGCTGCGGCCAGGCCACACCCGGCGAGCTGGCCCGGCGTGAGCACGTCCAGCCGCCGTCCATGACCAGGATCGTCGCGATGCTGGAGGAGAAGGGCCTGGTACGGCGGGAGCCGCACCCGGAGGACCGCCGCCAGGTGGTCGTCAGCAGTACCGAGCAGGCCGAGACGATCCTCGCCGAGAGCCGGCGCCGCCGGAACGCCTGGCTCGCCGAGCTGGCCGAAGGGCTGAGCGAGGAGGAGTGGGCCGTCCTGCGGGAGGCCGCACCGGTGCTCTACAAGCTCGCGCACCTCTGA
- a CDS encoding VOC family protein, translating into MSDLPSEQNADGFARLAMVTIDCADPAALAAFYGGLLGWEPRHVDDRFAILDNPEGGTPLAFGRVEGYEPPPPGNPDGSKHFHLDFYVDDLTDATDRAIALGATEPAYQHGRQLKVLIDPAGHPFGLAPLDR; encoded by the coding sequence ATGTCCGACCTCCCGTCCGAGCAGAACGCCGACGGCTTCGCCCGCCTCGCCATGGTCACCATCGACTGCGCCGACCCGGCCGCGCTGGCCGCCTTCTACGGCGGACTGCTCGGCTGGGAGCCCCGGCACGTCGACGACCGCTTCGCGATCCTGGACAACCCCGAGGGCGGCACCCCGCTGGCCTTCGGCCGGGTCGAGGGGTACGAACCGCCGCCACCCGGAAACCCGGACGGCAGCAAGCACTTCCACCTCGACTTCTACGTCGACGACCTCACCGACGCCACCGACCGGGCGATCGCCCTCGGCGCCACCGAACCCGCGTACCAGCACGGCCGGCAGCTCAAGGTGCTGATCGACCCGGCCGGCCACCCCTTCGGGCTCGCGCCGCTGGACCGCTGA
- a CDS encoding MHYT domain-containing protein yields the protein MGEIHHAVYGWVTPALSYFTACLGAFVALRGTRWALLSEGRTKANWLLFASMSLGAGIWSMHFIAMLGFSVAGVEIRYDVPLTVLSLIVAIAVVGLGIFVVGYSRNRTGSLLVGGTATGLGVAAMHYMGMAAVEVPGHIAYHQATVGASVVIAVLAATAALWAALNIKGTLAVLAAAPVMGVAVCAMHYTGMAAVSVHLSGAKESHGGVLALQFVFPLAVGLGCYVFFSALAFAAAPSKPGAAGRSRPAQPVIAGPAPRLVPRQRAAAGR from the coding sequence TTGGGTGAGATCCACCATGCCGTCTACGGCTGGGTGACACCGGCCCTCTCGTACTTCACCGCCTGTCTGGGAGCCTTCGTCGCCCTGCGCGGCACCCGCTGGGCGCTGCTCTCCGAGGGGCGCACCAAGGCCAACTGGCTGCTGTTCGCGTCGATGTCGCTGGGCGCCGGCATCTGGTCCATGCACTTCATCGCGATGCTGGGCTTCTCCGTCGCCGGCGTCGAGATCCGCTACGACGTGCCGCTCACCGTGCTCAGCCTGATCGTCGCGATCGCGGTGGTCGGCCTCGGCATCTTCGTGGTCGGCTACAGCCGGAACCGGACCGGGTCGCTGCTGGTCGGCGGCACGGCCACCGGCCTGGGCGTGGCGGCCATGCACTACATGGGCATGGCCGCGGTCGAGGTGCCCGGCCACATCGCCTACCACCAGGCCACCGTGGGCGCGTCCGTGGTGATCGCCGTGCTGGCCGCGACGGCGGCGCTCTGGGCCGCGCTGAACATCAAGGGCACCCTCGCGGTGCTGGCCGCGGCCCCGGTGATGGGCGTCGCGGTCTGCGCGATGCACTACACCGGCATGGCGGCCGTCTCGGTGCACCTCAGCGGCGCCAAGGAGTCCCACGGCGGCGTGCTGGCCCTGCAGTTCGTCTTCCCGCTGGCCGTCGGCCTGGGCTGCTACGTGTTCTTCAGCGCGCTGGCCTTCGCGGCGGCGCCCAGCAAGCCCGGCGCCGCGGGCCGCTCGCGCCCGGCGCAGCCCGTGATCGCCGGTCCGGCGCCGCGCCTGGTGCCGAGGCAGCGGGCGGCCGCCGGCCGCTGA
- a CDS encoding enoyl-CoA hydratase-related protein — MRILLIASAFNSLTQRLHTELRERGHTVAVELALGDDAVRAAVARTDPDLIVCPMLTRAVPQDVWSTRTVLIVHPGPKGDRGPSSLDWAIHEDAEEWGVTVLQAVEEMDAGDIWASVDFAVERCGKSELYRGEVADAAVDAVLLAVQRHAGGLFTPDPLDYDRPDVRGRLRPYHAQEFRRIDWTTDDTATVLRKLRSADSQPGVLDEMYGREYFLHGGHPEDRLRGSRPGAVIATRDGAICRATTDGAVWIPQLRPRRTPGGPATYKLPAATVLRDHLTAVREVPVSPADAAGRETWSEIRYREEGDAGFLEFAFAGGAMSTDQCRRLLVAYQEAAERPTSVLVLGAARDFFSNGIHLNVIEAAPFPALESWDNINAMDDLVEAVLTTTDKITVSALAGNAAAGGLMLAVAADEVWCRDSAVLNPHYRLMGLHGSEYWTYTLPRRVGAEQADRLTSAALPVGAAEAARLGLVDRTAGGDAAGFRRWVLGEATAMAGSAELTGRLVEKKRRRAEDEEAKPLAGYRAEELREMHRNFYGRGEAYHELRRAFVHKVCPVRTPEHLTGLVGRES, encoded by the coding sequence TTGCGCATTCTTCTGATCGCCAGCGCGTTCAACAGCCTGACCCAGCGCCTCCACACCGAACTACGCGAGCGCGGCCACACGGTGGCCGTCGAGCTGGCCCTGGGCGACGACGCGGTGCGCGCGGCCGTCGCCCGGACCGACCCCGACCTGATCGTCTGCCCGATGCTCACCAGGGCCGTTCCGCAGGACGTCTGGTCGACCAGGACCGTCCTGATCGTGCACCCCGGGCCCAAGGGCGACCGGGGCCCGTCCTCGCTCGACTGGGCGATCCACGAGGACGCCGAGGAGTGGGGCGTCACCGTCCTGCAGGCCGTCGAGGAGATGGACGCCGGCGACATCTGGGCGTCCGTGGACTTCGCCGTCGAGCGCTGCGGAAAGAGCGAGCTGTACCGCGGCGAGGTCGCCGACGCGGCCGTCGACGCCGTCCTGCTGGCCGTGCAGCGCCACGCGGGCGGGCTGTTCACCCCCGACCCGCTGGACTACGACCGCCCGGACGTCCGGGGACGCCTGCGGCCCTACCACGCCCAGGAGTTCCGCCGGATCGACTGGACCACCGACGACACCGCCACCGTGCTGCGCAAACTGCGCTCCGCCGACTCGCAGCCCGGCGTCCTGGACGAGATGTACGGCCGGGAGTACTTCCTGCACGGGGGCCACCCCGAGGACCGGCTGCGCGGCTCCAGGCCCGGCGCCGTGATCGCCACCCGGGACGGCGCGATCTGCCGGGCCACCACCGACGGCGCGGTCTGGATCCCGCAACTGCGTCCGCGCCGCACCCCGGGCGGCCCGGCCACCTACAAGCTGCCCGCCGCGACGGTGCTCCGCGACCACCTGACGGCCGTCCGCGAGGTGCCGGTGAGCCCGGCCGACGCGGCCGGCCGGGAGACCTGGTCGGAGATCCGCTACCGGGAGGAGGGCGACGCCGGATTCCTCGAATTCGCCTTCGCCGGGGGCGCGATGAGCACGGACCAGTGCCGCCGGCTGCTGGTGGCCTACCAGGAGGCGGCCGAGCGGCCCACCTCGGTGCTGGTCCTCGGCGCCGCCCGGGACTTCTTCTCCAACGGCATCCACCTCAACGTGATCGAGGCCGCGCCGTTCCCCGCGCTGGAGTCCTGGGACAACATCAACGCGATGGACGACCTGGTCGAGGCGGTGCTCACCACCACCGACAAGATCACCGTCTCGGCGCTGGCCGGCAACGCGGCGGCGGGCGGGCTGATGCTGGCCGTCGCCGCCGACGAGGTCTGGTGCCGCGACTCGGCCGTGCTCAACCCGCACTACCGGCTGATGGGCCTGCACGGCTCCGAGTACTGGACGTACACCCTGCCGCGCCGGGTCGGCGCCGAGCAGGCCGACCGGCTGACCTCGGCCGCGCTGCCGGTCGGCGCCGCCGAGGCCGCCCGGCTGGGCCTGGTCGACCGGACGGCCGGCGGGGACGCGGCCGGGTTCCGCCGCTGGGTGCTCGGGGAGGCCACCGCGATGGCCGGCTCGGCCGAACTGACCGGGCGGCTGGTGGAGAAGAAGCGCCGCCGGGCCGAGGACGAGGAGGCCAAGCCGCTCGCCGGGTACCGGGCCGAGGAACTGCGGGAGATGCACCGCAACTTCTACGGCCGCGGCGAGGCGTACCACGAGCTGCGCCGCGCCTTCGTGCACAAGGTCTGCCCGGTGCGGACGCCCGAGCACCTGACCGGACTCGTCGGCCGGGAGTCCTGA
- a CDS encoding DUF4231 domain-containing protein: MVQEDPPGTDEARLLPEPFWTADKASLQGQRQTLRWYRGQIVMLVVAAVVSTVPGPSHRGDADVTPLFSVAAFLAAGYFWFRLRQSNPQGRWYEARAAAESVKTLTWKYTVRARPFDGPADSAEVERGYLLQVADVLKAFEDPSVVPPGTVPEITPEMRRVRAAGLTERRTLYLRARVEGQRTWYRARADACESQSVSWGLATAALIIVGGAAAVAQAMGALPVHIFGACSAAAASVIAWTQLKQLRPLASAYQLAARELENVGNQLSDLDLKLPDAETHWAALAAEAEDAVSREHTTWRARRAFPR; the protein is encoded by the coding sequence ATGGTCCAAGAGGATCCACCGGGAACGGACGAGGCGCGGCTGCTGCCGGAGCCGTTCTGGACGGCGGACAAGGCGTCGCTGCAGGGGCAGCGGCAGACACTGCGCTGGTACCGGGGGCAGATCGTGATGCTGGTGGTCGCGGCGGTGGTGAGCACCGTGCCGGGGCCCAGCCACCGCGGGGACGCGGACGTCACGCCGCTGTTCTCGGTCGCGGCGTTCCTGGCGGCCGGCTACTTCTGGTTCCGGCTGCGCCAGAGCAACCCGCAGGGGCGCTGGTACGAGGCACGGGCGGCGGCCGAGTCGGTGAAGACGCTGACGTGGAAGTACACGGTGCGGGCCCGGCCGTTCGACGGGCCGGCGGACTCCGCCGAGGTGGAGCGCGGCTACCTGCTGCAGGTCGCCGACGTGCTGAAGGCCTTCGAGGACCCCTCCGTGGTCCCGCCGGGGACGGTGCCCGAGATCACCCCGGAGATGCGCCGGGTACGGGCGGCCGGGCTGACCGAGCGTCGCACCCTGTACCTGCGGGCCCGGGTGGAGGGCCAGCGGACCTGGTACCGGGCCCGGGCGGACGCCTGCGAGTCGCAGTCGGTGTCCTGGGGGCTGGCCACCGCCGCGCTGATCATCGTCGGCGGGGCGGCGGCGGTGGCGCAGGCGATGGGCGCGCTGCCGGTGCACATCTTCGGGGCCTGTTCGGCGGCGGCCGCGTCGGTGATCGCCTGGACCCAGCTGAAGCAGCTCCGGCCGCTGGCCTCCGCGTACCAGCTGGCCGCCCGTGAGCTGGAGAACGTCGGGAACCAGCTCTCCGACCTGGACCTGAAGCTCCCGGACGCCGAGACCCACTGGGCCGCGCTGGCGGCCGAGGCCGAGGACGCGGTCTCCCGCGAGCACACCACCTGGCGGGCCCGGCGGGCCTTCCCGCGCTGA